From a single Silene latifolia isolate original U9 population chromosome 6, ASM4854445v1, whole genome shotgun sequence genomic region:
- the LOC141588042 gene encoding uncharacterized protein LOC141588042, with protein sequence MHQKDSQFVKFMEVIKNLQVTVLFTELITQIPSYTKCMKDILTKKMTFDKVETIAFTAEVSALLQNKSPPKLKDPGSFSIPCTIGNYQIDKALCDLGASVSVIPYSIYVKLNMGVLKCDDEIRNEEIDALEHELDGEELPLEESSHFIEAIATPTNDAHAVINLFKKIIFPRFGVPRAVISDRGTHFGEKQLDALLEKYGAFRLSVELEQKAYWAVMELNMDKKLSGEKRLLQLNELDEFRLQAYENSRLYKEKTKRCHVKKILNKEFQVGDKVLLFNSLYKIFPENYDHGGPVHIPSQMTTNSVSLK encoded by the exons ATGCATCAAAAGGATTCTCAATTCGTTAAGTTCATGGAAGTTATAAAGAATCTTCAGGTAACCGTTCtttttaccgaattaatcactcaaattccatCTTATACTAAGtgcatgaaagacattttaactaagaagatGACTTTTGACAAAGTTGAAACTATAGCCTTCACCGCCGAGGtgagtgctcttttgcaaaataagtcccctcctaagttaaaagatcccggAAGTTTTTCCATTCCATGCACAATTGGCAACTATcaaattgataaagctttatgtgatttaggtgctagtgtgagtgtaattCCTTACTCTATTTATGTTAAGCTTaatatgggagtcttaaaat gtgatgatgagattAGAAATGAGGAGATAGATGCTTTGGAACATGAATTGGATGGAGAAGAGCTGCCATTGGAGGAAAGCTCACACTTTATAG aggcaattgctactccaacaaATGACGCCCATGCCGTGATCAACTTATTCAAGAAAATCATATTTCCTAGGTTTGGTGTTCCAAGAGCGgtcattagtgatcgtggtactcattttggtgagaaacaacttgatgccTTATTGGAGAAATATGGG GCGTTTCGTCTCTCCGTTGAGTTGGAACAAAAAGCTTATTGGGCGGTCATGGAGCTTAACATGGATAAAAAGTTGAGTGGAGAAAAGCGGTTGTTGCAACTAAATGAGCTTGATGAATTCCGCTTACAAGCTTATGAGAACTCCCGTCTttacaaggagaaaacaaagagATGTCATGTCAAGAAGATCTTGAACAAGGAATTTCAAGTCGGTGATAAGGTGTTGCTATTCAATTCCCTCTACAAGATATTTCCGGAAAATTATGATCACGGTGGTCCGGTCCATATACCGTCACAAATGACAACAAATTCGGTTTCGTTGAAGTGA